The DNA region TCAACTAAAATAATCGATaccaaaaatcttttgaaataaaattttgaatgacAATCTTGTTTACATATTGTGCTACCAAacaactttttatattattggttttttgCATTTcgaatttcgaattttattaaagttagaaaACTTAAAACACTTGATAATAGATCAAAacgaaataaatataaaacataaatgttaattaaaatagtttgaataataaaaatttaaattaaaaagtataatataaaatctgaAAAAGATATAGAGAAATTAGctagataaagaaaaaaataaaaattaaggaGCAACCCATTTTGAATATAGCTATCATTTTTCTCTTtgcaaaaactgaaaaaaagaatCCATTATATAAAGATGTGTTTTGTTGTAGTATCCTAATATCTAACAGTAATtaaataaagtatatttttttattcactttttctattttaatcgTATATTCTTCTTCAGctaaaatgtaatattattttgtaattttcacaAACTAGTTAATTACTTCAAAGAGGTCTGCATTTTTTGTGCAAACTCATCACGCGTGAGgtaagtttgattttttattttgttttgtttccctttAATATCTCAACACATCAATCATCTTCCAGCTGTCATTAGGGAGGGAATCTAAACGTGAAGCTTTCACTCAAATATAGAAATACTTTACCACCACACTACATCAAACCACATACAAATTCCTATACATATTTTTTCCTAATCAAACCAAATTGCTATACTTAATAATCAAAACAcactaaataatgattattgattaataacaaatttatacGGTAAGTTAGATATGTTGATTTTGATcggttatttatttttgaaacttcataatatatatattcgtttttataatttaattttgcataAATCCATATTTGACATTTTTACCCTTAgtgtatattattaatttgttctttAAAACCTATTTTTCTAGTGgcaatttaaaacaatttattactaagattaattttatattgtacTTCCAAATTAATAAAGAGGAGATTTAAAAACAGGAGAGGTACACCTCTCTCTAAATGTTATTAGCATGTTACTATTATATAGGTTTATGATCATAATGTAAAGACCCTcgagttttttttaacatatagtATAGAATAATAAAGAtatatctgtaaaaaaaaaaaaataataataaagattgACAATCGAAAGACAGTACAAGTGAGACATATTTAActtcaaaaaatcaaactttagtTTACAATCTCCAAATGTTATGCAAGGATTTATAACAATAAATTGACTTAGCACAAGTATTTAAAATTGTAAGAGATTgggaactgtttttttttgtgttacaaATTCTTGTCTAGAGACTTGAGAAATGAAGATAGatcaagagaagagagacaaagTAAAGAGTAAAGGCCAATAAGCATATCCAAAACGGGTAAGTCTTTCTCACGTAAGCCGGTATGCCTATTAGAAATCCAACAATCACAATAATGAGAACTTCAGTAGAATAATCCCAAGTCAATTCTCTCGCGTATACGATCGCCAGTATACATGAAATTCCAAGcagattgttcattgtaacatCACTATATATctacaaggaaaagaaaaggtgaaaaaaacTCATTAACTGTTAAGTTTTAAGTTTCATTAATTAATGAAGTTTGAACAAAACTAACCTCAGAGAATGTATCTGATGTAATTCTGGCCTTGTCTTTCTTGCGACAGAAGTGAGCAGACAAAGCATTCTTTAAGTTTCTAACCAATGGGATCACAGCAAAGACGACATAGAAGGAAGGAACTCCAACTGATACGGACAAAATCTCGATGTTCATCATGAAAGGTCTTGCAAGGAACATGACAATCATGATTCCTACAATGACTTCAGTGGAAGCTTTTAATGTTCTCTTTGAGAAAAACTTAGCAAAAAAGCTTTCTTTTGCTTGTTCCACCTTCAAGACCCCAATCTCCTCCTGCAAGTGATTTACACTAATCAGAAGAAAACCTAAATAGAATCATTCGGACGGAAGATGTTAGTTACTTACAGAAGGGTTCTCATCACTTTGACACGCGGGGTTGTCAAAGGTGAATTTGTAATGTTTCAACCAGTTAGCAATTCCTAGTTCGAATTCACTCTCGTCTATTTCACCGTCTTTATCTCTATCGAAATACTCAAGCAATGTAGTAGCAAGCTCATTTGCATTACACTTCATTCCCCCCAATTTCTCAAACTCAACCCTCATGTTTTTCAACTCAAGAATCTGTATCTTTCCATCTTTGTTTACATCAAGTTTATCGAACAATCTACAATAAGCGGAATAAATGTTAGGATTCCACATCGGAAGTTAGAAGAGACCTAGAGCTCATAAAACTCAgcaataaaaatgaaactaacAGTTGTTGCATAACCTTTTCAAGCTCTCTTTACTTAGTTGTCCATTTCTCAAAAGGGTTTTAGGTGAAAAGCTCTGCAAATGCTTATGAACCTCTGACATGAGCTCAAACCTCGCGTGATCTAAGCTCTTCTCTTGGTCCACTTTATCAAAATACTGCGGAAGTTTGACAAACAAGACTAAAGAGACTAGGCAAAAATGAATATGTCAATTTTGGCAGCTCATAAGATCATACCGAATAAGTAAAGTAGACAACAGTAGCAGAAGCAGAGATTATGAGAGTGATCAATCCGATAAGGTCCTTCCAAGATTGTGAATCAACATCTCTGAAAATGTTACGATTATGAAGGGCAGTATTGTCAAGAGCATAATCCCTGCTGCTTTTGCGTTCTTTGGATCTGCTTCTACGCTAGCTCCTGTAGACAACAAACcccaaaaatataaatggttaaTTTGCTCATGTAAAGGTTTTGTAGTATAAAAtttttaggaaaacaaaaaatttatagaaaatctATCCCAAAGGATTTAAGAAAGACAAACAAAGATGACCAAATGTTGTGaaaatttttaactaaaaaaatgttagaaacCAAAACGAAATAAATGGTTTGTGTAATTGTTATTGCTTATTGCTAATTATATTCATCAAGGTTCAGTGTTAATTAGCAAAATAAAATGGTgtaagaaattataatataccAAAAAGGcttttcaaaatcttctttctGGAATGTCTTCGACTTGGAGACCTTAGAGTCTGTAAGAAATTGAAAGTCATTAGAGTTCACTAAACAATCTCATGCTTCTACGAAATTTACaaggagaaattaaaagatCTTACAGGAGTCATTGGCTCCTCGACCTGATCAACTTTTCGATCAGAACCagacaaaccaaaaacaacacAAGCTCCCCATTGAATCGTCAGAGCAAACACAGTATATCCAACTGTAACTCCAAGGGTATTACCAACCATCGAGTTTGCCATTTCTCGTGTTCCCATCAATCCAGTCGCTGAGATCATCATTACAAGCTTGTTTTAGAGTCATACATTATTGCAGTCAAAATATCCACAAAAATATGAGATGATTGGTTTCTTACAGAGAATAAGAGCGATTCTTGGGAACATTCTAAGAAGAGGGAAGACGATTCCGCCATAGAAACCGACCTCGAATATGAGAAAGAGCTTAGACCTTCCTTCAGACAAAAAGTATTCGCCGATCATCAAAAGGCAACcaaaggagaaaacttgaaAGACATATCCTCCAACATTATCTGCACATGGAAGAAACCCGTAGACATGAATGCACGCGTTCTTGGAAACGCGATTCGGCGGATCAAGACTGAGAGACTCGTAGCTTGATCCGTCTTGGACTCCATCGGAGACCAAGGTTAAGTTTTTCTCAGAGGAAGAACTCAGAACACGACAAATCACACCAGAGGTTAAagctaaagagagaaaagtaagaaacagagcaagacgTGCCATGGAAGTAAACTTAAAACAGAGATTTTAACGAGCAGTTTTGTTGTATGCGTCTCTTCTTACTTGAACACATTTATACACCAAAGAAACTAAGCGAAAACTAATTTACTGTAGCAATTTCTCACCGTCTAGTTTTTACATCATCGAATAAAGAAAGACTCCCTTGAGTTGATCAAGTGATCACGATTAGCTCTTGCTAAATTGCTAACTAAATAAAGACTTTGTTTTCTGTATAATTGGTTTTATACTTCAGAACGTGAGTTACAGCTTCCCAATAATGCTTGGCATGGGtaggtaatatatatttgtttaggaGTTAGGACTATAGAGTATTGACTTTTGAAATTTGGTTTAAGTAACTAAGTAGTGCGCTTAGTTTAAGGTGTAAAACTCTCCATTACATCACCTTAATCccaaatataatatatgactatatgagaGAGGCCAACTGGCCCAAGTTATCCAGGTCAATTACACGGAATTAAATTTGAACATTCACAACCAATATAGTATGTTTGattaagaaaatacaaacattCTAACTTTAAATAAACCTATGTCAAATATAACAGAGAAAACCCTTGAATTAAGGTAGTAGAGCCAAGAATTGAAATTGTCCTAACTGCCATCTAAAGCACTATTACCGTTGTACATAAACGGAAATGAATGCCTCAAGGTTTCAATATGTTTAAATCAACCGCATTTGGTTGAATGAAATTACGGTGTCTTTGTTCAGGAAACTTAAATTTCATTCAACCAAATGCCGATACAAATCATCGAAAAATACAACAGTGGCTGTTTAGAAGAACATTGACCGTATCAGAGTTACTTGCGCGGAAAGAAAGTTTTCAAAACTTCTCCCTCCTTTCTGTCCATCCTTTGAgctctaagtttttttttgttttttttgtcctctTGTTGTTTGTCTTCTCCTTAATTAGTTCAATTCATCTCTAAACTCCTCTGCTTCTAGGTACACCTCCGATCCAAAGTATCAAAAGGAACAATAATGCATGCAAACATCTCTTAGGAAATGTCTAAATGCAATTCTAAATGATGAAAAAGTGTagaaaacaaacttgtaaacaggCTAAACATGGGacatatcaaaaaatttatatatttcccATTTAGCATCAAATAGCTTATAAACATACAAcgcagacaaaaaaaaatgaaatacatAGTGGATTGGGatcaaaataggaaaaatatgaaatcgtgagagaagaattcttggaAAGGTTCACTGCTCATTCATTGAAGGTGGAAGTTTCGTTCTTGTCTAGAGATTTGAATGGAGATAGATAAGGACAAGGGAGAAGAAGTAGAGAGCAAAAGCCAAGACACATATCCAAAATGGATAAGTTGATCTCACATAAGCTGGTACCCCTATTATGAGGCCAACAATCACAATAATGAGAACTTCTGTTGAGTAATCCCAAGTTAATCCTCTCAAGTACACAATCGCCAATATAATTGTAATCCCCAACAGATTGTTTAGTGTAACATCTCTGTatatctgcaaaaaaaatgacaacaaaactCATTTACTTTTGAGCTATGATAAAGCCATACAGATAATATCGGTTAATTAATGGAGTCTCAATAAAACTAACATCGGAGAATATATCGGATGTGATTCTCGCTTGGTCTTTCTTGCGACAGAAGTGAGCAGACAAAGCGTTCTTTAGGTTTCTTGCCAAAGGGATCACTGCAAAGACAACATAGAAGGAAGGAACTCCAGCTGATACCGACAAAAGTTCGATATTCATCATGAAAGGCTTTGCAAGAAAGCTGACAATAAGAATCCCAATAATGACTTCAGTGACAGCTTTGAAGGTTCTCTTTGTCAGTAACTTAGTAAAAAGACATTCGTTTGTTTTTACCATCTTCAATACTGCCTCATCCTCCTGCAATTAACACTTTCTCGATTTCTTAATCTGATCATTAAACAGGTAAAAAGGGGTTGAGAAGAATGTTATGTACTTACATCTTGGTACTCTCTTTGTGACTCGGTGCTATCGACTGTGAATTTGTACTGTCTCAGCCATTTTTCGATCCCTTTCTCGAATTCAGTCTCATCTATCTCACCATCTTTATCACTGTCGAAATCAGCAAGCAATGTAGTGGCAAGCTCATGTATGTCACACTTCATTCTGCCCAACACCCCAAACTCCACCGTCAGATCTTTTAGCTCTGAAACTTGAATCTTTCCGTCTTTGTTGACAtcaattttttcaaacaaactgCACAAGTAATAAACCGGTAAGCTAAGAATACAATAACAGAACAAAAATAACAATGATAAAGTGGATATAACACACCTTTTTAAGCTCTCTTTGCTTAGTTGTTTATCTCTTATAAGGCTTTGAGGGGAAAAATTCTGTAAGTGCTTATGAACTTCTGACATGAGCTCAAACCTCGCGTGATCTAAGCTCTTCACTTGGTCTGCTTTGTCAAAATACtgcccaaacaaaaaaagggttAAAGATCGAAGTaggcaaattaaaaaaaaaatgaatcttaGATAATTTTTGGAGAAGCCTCAtaccaaataaacaaagaaaagaacagTTGCAGAACCAGAGAATAAGAGAGTGATCAAAACGATAGAGTCATCCCAAGATTCTGAGTCAAATGTCTCTGAAAAGGTGACCAAGACGAAGGGAAATAATGTCAAGAGCATAATCCCAGCTGCTTTCTTGTTCTTAGGATCTGCCTTTACGCTAGCTCCTGCATAGGATCACAAAATAGGCTGCACTTAAGATtcttgaaagataaagaatGAGAAAATCTGTAAGAGATTTAAACTCACCAACAAGTTTCTTAATAAGATTGTTCCTGATACCATTTCGTCTTGGACTCTTTGTGCCCTGTatcaaattatacaaatcactTCATGATTCTATACACTCAAaagagaagacgacgaagaagaagaagaagatcttacAGAAGCTATACTCTGGACTTCTCCATTTCTTATGGACTGATCTGAGCTAAAACCAGGCAAGCCAAAGACAACACAAGCTCCCCACTGCACTGTCAAAGCAAAGACAGAGTATCCCACAGTAACTGCAACGTTATTACCCACCATCGAGTTTGCCATTTCGCGGCTTCCCATTAGTCCAGTCGCTGTAACCAAAACCCCAAATAAGACATGATTATGGTACGAAGTTGTAGTactcaaatatatatgtatccagaagaagagagatgactTACAGAGAATAAGGGTGATTCTAGGGAACATTACAAGGAGAGGGAAGATGATAGCACCAAAGAAACCGACTTCGAAGATGACAAAGAGCTTAGACCTTCCTTTAGACAAAAAGTATTCACCGATGATAAGTAGACAACCAAAGGAGAAAACTTGGAAGACATAGCCTTCAATATTGTCTGCACAAGGCAGAAACCCGTACACATGAACACAAGCTTTCTCGGAAGTGAGATTTGGCGGATCAAGACTGAGGAATTCGTTGCTGGATCCGTCTTTGATTCCATCGGAGACCAAGATCGAGTTATTATCCTTGGACACAGAACTTATAACACGACAGTTCACTCCAGAGATCAAAGCTAATAGAGGGAGAAAAGACAGTAACAGAGCAAGACGTGCCATGGAAGTAAACTTGAAACAGAGTTTTTAATGAGTCGTTTGGTTCGGATCCTTCTCTTCTTACGcgcatataaatatatacacacacatggGAACTAAGCGATGAGTAGCTTCGAGACGTTTTTTTGTCGTAATAGAATAAACAAAGGTTCAAAAActtatctttaaaaattattgagtaAGATTTTCAAAGAACGTGAAATGAATTATTTGCATGTTGTTCTTATTTCAGTTTTGTATAATGTAAAGAGCCTCGAGGTTTTTTGAACAATATGATACAAAATAGAATACAGAAAGACTTTTTTTTCAAGATCTAAGGAaagacttttttaaaaaaagattgataaTATTGATGAAGCTGAGCTTAATACTTAAAAACTTGACTTCCTaaattatttctaattaaaGAAACGGGAATGGTACACCTCTCTAATTATTATTAGcatgttattataattatataggCTTTATTATCACAAATGTAAAGACCTTTGAGTTGTTTGAGCATATAACAGAAATATAGAATAATATAGACATTTGctgtaaaaaaagaataacaaagACATTTTATGCCCATGCCTAGTTGACAATATTGATGACACTAGTCCTGTTTGGGTATTCGGTTTGGTTCCGGATGTATCCATTTGGTTCCGGTTATTATGGATATAGGAGTTTAGGATCCATtcggttaatttactatttcggttcggattcggttcggttttaattattttcggttcggttccgggtatccaaaacaatgtaatatattttttaaaa from Camelina sativa cultivar DH55 chromosome 3, Cs, whole genome shotgun sequence includes:
- the LOC104776935 gene encoding uncharacterized protein LOC104776935, with amino-acid sequence MARLALLLSFLPLLALISGVNCRVISSVSKDNNSILVSDGIKDGSSNEFLSLDPPNLTSEKACVHVYGFLPCADNIEGYVFQVFSFGCLLIIGEYFLSKGRSKLFVIFEVGFFGAIIFPLLVMFPRITLILSTGLMGSREMANSMVGNNVAVTVGYSVFALTVQWGACVVFGLPGFSSDQSIRNGEVQSIASGTKSPRRNGIRNNLIKKLVGASVKADPKNKKAAGIMLLTLFPFVLVTFSETFDSESWDDSIVLITLLFSGSATVLFFVYLYFDKADQVKSLDHARFELMSEVHKHLQNFSPQSLIRDKQLSKESLKRCVISTLSLLFLFCYCILSLPVYYLCSLFEKIDVNKDGKIQVSELKDLTVEFGVLGRMKCDIHELATTLLADFDSDKDGEIDETEFEKGIEKWLRQYKFTVDSTESQREYQDEDEAVLKMVKTNECLFTKLLTKRTFKAVTEVIIGILIVSFLAKPFMMNIELLSVSAGVPSFYVVFAVIPLARNLKNALSAHFCRKKDQARITSDIFSDIYRDVTLNNLLGITIILAIVYLRGLTWDYSTEVLIIVIVGLIIGVPAYVRSTYPFWICVLAFALYFFSLVLIYLHSNL